Proteins encoded within one genomic window of Natator depressus isolate rNatDep1 chromosome 1, rNatDep2.hap1, whole genome shotgun sequence:
- the RPL8 gene encoding large ribosomal subunit protein uL2 — MGRVIRGQRKGAGSVFRAHVKHRKGPAKLRAIDFAERHGYIKGIVKDIIHDPGRGAPLAKVAFRDPYRFKKRTELFIAAEGIHTGQFVYCGKKAQLNIGNVLPVGTMPEGTIVCCLEEKPGDRGKLARASGNYATVISHNPETKKTRVKLPSGSKKVISSANRAVVGIVAGGGRIDKPILKAGRAYHKYKAKRNCWPRVRGVAMNPVEHPFGGGNHQHIGKPSTIRRDAPAGRKVGLIAARRTGRLRGTKTVQEKEN, encoded by the exons ATGGGCCGCGTGATCAGGGGCCAGCGGAAGGGCGCCGGGTCTGTGTTCCGAGCCCACGTGAAGCACCGGAAGGGCCCCGCTAAGCTGAGGGCGATCGACTTCGCCGAGAGGCACGGCTACATCAAGGGCATCGTAAAG GATATCATTCATGATCCTGGCCGAGGTGCTCCCCTTGCCAAGGTTGCATTTCGTGATCCATACAGGTTTAAGAAAAGAACAGAGTTGTTCATTGCAGCTGAGGGTATTCATactggccagtttgtttactgcGGCAAGAAAG ctcagcttAACATCGGAAATGTCCTACCTGTTGGCACTatgccagaaggcaccattgtcTGTTGCCTTGAAGAAAAGCCTGGTGACCGTGGTAAACTGGCCCGTGCTTCTGGAAACTATGCCACAGTTATCTCCCACAATCCTGAAACTAAGAAAACCCGAGTGAAGCTGCCTTCTGGTTCCAAGAAGGTGATCTCTTCTGCAAACAGAGCTGTTGTTG gcATTGTTGCTGGTGGAGGTCGTATTGACAAGCCTATCCTAAAGGCAGGTCGTGCCTATCACAAATACAAGGCAAAGCGAAACTGCTGGCCACGTGTCCGTGGTGTGGCTATGAAT CCTGTAGAACATCCCTTTGGAGGTGGTAACCATCAACATATTGGTAAGCCTTCAACCATCAGGAGAGATGCTCCCGCTGGGCGCAAGGTCGGTCTCATTGCTGCCCGTCGTACTGGTAGACTGCGCGGAACCAAGACTGTGCAGGAGAAGGAGAACTAA